The following are from one region of the Nicotiana tabacum cultivar K326 chromosome 3, ASM71507v2, whole genome shotgun sequence genome:
- the LOC107783458 gene encoding secreted RxLR effector protein 161-like: MISEAGLSGSKPEKTPMEQNLKLTSTKFDKIVNGNTDDSVLEDRSSFQRLDKRGLGLLMSRNSTERVQGYCDSDCGSCPMYRKSITGFYIMLGSSLISWKAKKQTTISRSLAKDGYRSMAHTVAELTWLNGLLKELMVDIKEPMELIL, translated from the exons ATGATCTCAGAGGCAGGACTCTCAGGTTCAAAGCCCGAGAAGACTCCAATGGAACAGAACTTGAAACTTACAAGCACAAAATTTGATAAGATTGTGAATGGGAACACTGATGACAGTGTCTTGGAGGACAGGAGTTCTTTTCAAAGACTG GATAAGCGTGGACTTGGACTTCTCATGTCAAGAAATAGTACAGAAAGAGTTCAGGGATATTGTGATTCAGATTGCGGATCATGTCCTATGTATAGGAAGTCAATTAcaggtttctatatcatgttggggaGTTCTCTTATCTCATGGAAGGCAAAGAAGCAGACTACTATCTCGAGGAGCTTAGCTAAAGACGGGTACAGAAGTATGGCACATACAGTGGCAGAGTTGACATGGTTGAACGGTTTACTGAAGGAGCTAATGGTAGATATTAAAGAACCTATGGAGCTAATATTGTGA